CAGCGTTACCGGCCAGGACATCGGCCAGAGCCGCGTCGTCATCAGCAGGCTGGTGCCATGCTGGCGCACGTTGTTGATGACGTGGAACAGCGTCGTGTCGTCGAAACCGCTGCGGTCGGCATCCTCGAAGAGAACGGGCCTTTCGGCCGCGATCAACGCGGCATCGGAGCCGGCGAGCGGGTGGATGACTTCCGCCCCTGCCCGCTCCTTCCAGATGCTGGCGAGGTGTGATTTTCCCGAGCCGACCGGGCCGGCGATGATGACCACCGGCGCCGGCCAGTCCGGCCAATGGTCGACGATGGCGATGGCCGCGCTCAGCCTGTCGGAGACGAGCAGGTCCTCACGACCCGTCGCCGGGTCGTGGCCGAAAGCCAGGGGGATTTGTTCAAATGGGCGTTTTGTCATGCTGTACTCGGGACAATCGTCGGAAATCAGGCGGCCTTGTCGCTCTTCGCCTTCTTTTCCACGGCCTTGCCGTGCCCGTGATAGAGGTCGCTATCAAGGTAACGCTGGATGCCGAAGCGGACAAGCACGCCGATGGCGGCTGCTGCCGGCACCGCGACCAGAAGGCCGACGAAGCCGAAGAGCGCGCCGAAGGCAAGCAGCGCAAACATCAGCCAGACCGGGTGCAGGCCGACGCTTTTGCCCACCAGCTTCGGCTGGAGGATATTGCCCTCCATGAACTGGCCACTGAAGAAGACTGCAAGCACAAGGCCGATCCAGAGATAGTCCGGCCAGAACTGCACCAGGGCAACGCCGACGGCGAGCACCAGGCCGACCATGGATCCGACATAGGGAATGAAGCTGATCATGCCGGCAAAGAGGCCGATCAGCAGGCCAAAATTGAGACCGACCAAGGAGAGGCCGATACCGTAGTAAAGGCCGAGAATGACGCAGAGCGAGCCCTGCCCGCGCACGAAGCCGGCGATCGTCGCGTTCATGTCGCGGGCGATCTGGCGCACATCCGAGACGTAGTCGCGTGGAACCCAGCTATCGACCTTCTCCACCATCCGGTCCCAGTCGAGCAGGATATAGAAGGCGACGACAGGGGTGACGACCAGCAGCGAGATGACGTCGAGCAGCGCCACGCCGGAGTTCCAGATCTGCTGGAAGAGCGTGCCGACGAAGGCGGCGCCCTGTTCGAGCAGCTTGCCCGAGCTTTGCTTCAGCGATGGCATCTGGCTTGCCAGCCAATCGGGGATCAGCCGCGCCTGCGCCTCGTTGACGAGCACCTGCAGCTTCGAGGCATAGCCCGGAATATTGGCGATGAAGTCCGACGCCTGGCTGACGATGACGGGAATGATGATCATCAGCGCCAGCACGAAGACGACGACGAAGCCGACCAGGATCACGACCGTCGCCATCAACCGGCTGAGGCCGAAGCGCTCCAGGCGGTCGGCGACCGGGTCGAGGAAATAGGCAAGCGCCATGCCGGCCAGGAACGGCAGCAGGATCGAGCTGAAGACCATCAGGAAGGCAATGAAGGCGGCAAGCACCAGCAGCCAGAAAATGACCTGGCGCTGCAATCCGGAACCGCTGACCTTGATATCCATGACACTCCTCGTGAGGCGCCGCTCGCCACTGTTGCGTATCACAACCCTGTCAAGGAGATAGGGGGCGGTGCGCGTAACGGTCAAGTGCGACCGGTGCAGTCATCCAGTTTAAAGCCAAGTGGACTGGCTTGCGCCGTGGGATATGGGCAAAATGGTGAAAAAACGCCGCCAATGCCTGCTCTCGGCTTGCACTCCCTTGCCTGCCGTGCCAATCGCATCCGCAAAATACCTGTCGCACGACGAGCCTTGGAGAACGAGCATGAGCCAGTCGGGAAAGAACGGCCTCACCTATAGCGACGCGGGCGTTGATATCGACGCCGGGAACCTGATGGTCGAGAAGATCAAGCCGCATGTGCGCTCGACCCGGCGGCCCGGCGCCGACGGCGAAATCGGCGGCTTCGGCGGTCTCTTCGATCTCAAGGCGGCGGGCTTCACCGACCCGGTTCTGGTGGCCGCCAATGACGGCGTCGGCACCAAGCTGAAGATCGCCATCGACGCCAACAAGCACGACACCGTCGGCATCGACCTCGTCGCCATGTGCGTCAACGACCTCGTCGTCCAGGGCGCCGAACCGCTCTTCTTCCTCGACTATTTCGCGACCGGCAAGCTTGACCCGGACCAGGGTGCGGCGATCGTCGCCGGTATTGCCGCCGGCTGCCGCGAATCCGGTTGCGCGCTGATCGGCGGCGAGACCGCCGAAATGCCCGGCATGTATTCGGGCGGCGACTATGACCTCGCGGGCTTCGCGGTCGGCGCTGCCGAACGCGGTCAGCTGCTGCCGGCCGGTGACATCTCCGAAGGCGACGTCATCCTCGGCCTTGCCTCCTCCGGCGTGCATTCCAACGGCTATTCGCTCGTGCGCAAGATCGTCACGCTCTCGGGCCTTGCCTGGGACGCCCCTGCGCCGTTCGGCGAAGGCACGCTTGCCGACCTGCTGATGACGCCGACGCGCATCTATGTGAAGCCGCTCCTGAAGGCGATCCGCGAGACCGGTTCGATCAAGGCGCTCGCCCACATCACCGGCGGCGGCTTCCCCGAGAACATTCCGCGCGTGCTGCCGAAGCATCTCGCTGCCGAGATCGACCTCGATGCGATCAAGGCGCCGAAGGTCTTCTCCTGGCTTGCCCAGACCGGTGGCGTTGCCGCCAATGAAATGCTGCGCACCTTCAACTGCGGCGTCGGCATGATCGCTGTCGTTCCGGCCGACAAGGCTGCAGAGGTCGCGTCCGTGCTGACCGGAGAAGGCGAAACCGTCTTTACGCTCGGCCGCATGGTCGCCCGCGACGAAGGGGCAGCCGGCACGATCTACAAGGGCAACCTCGCCCTATGACGACAGAAGTCTCGACGGGCAAGAAGCGGGTCGTCGTCTTCATCTCGGGCGGCGGCTCCAACATGCTGGCGCTTGCGAAAGCGGCGGCCGAGCCGGACTTCCCGGCCGAGATCGTCGCCGTCATCTCCGACAAGGCGGATGCCGGCGGCCTTGCCAAAGCCGAGGCGCTTGGCATTCCTACCCGCGCTTTCCTGCGCAAGGACTTCGATAGCAAGGACGCCCACGAAGCGGCAATCCTTGCCGAACTCGACCGGCTATCGCCGGACATCATCTGCCTTGCCGGCTATATGCGCCTGCTCTCAGCGACGTTCATCCAGCGCCACGAGGGACGCATCCTCAACATCCATCCGTCGCTGTTGCCGCTTTTCCCCGGCCTGCACACGCATCAGCGTGCGATCGACGCCGGCATGAAGGTCGCCGGCTGCACGGTGCACTTCGTCACCGAGGGCATGGACGAAGGTCCGATCCTCGCGCAGGCGGTGGTCCCGGTTCAGCCCGGTGACACATCCGACAGCCTTGCGGCCCGGGTGCTGACGGTCGAGCACCGCACCTATCCGATGGCGCTTCGGCTGATGGCTGAGGGCAAGGTGCGCATGCAAGACGGCCGCGCGGTGAGCGAGAGCGCCGCCGAAGCGAACGCCACGCTGATCTCACCGGCAGCCTGACTAAATCAAATGGTCACTTCGCCGACGCAAGCCGGCGATCGAGAGCGTCGAGCACGCGCCGTGTCAAAGCCGGATAATCCTCGTCGAAGTGGTGTCCTCCGTCGATGCCGATAACGTCGACGCCGGTGCCCTTCAGTTGCGGGCAGGCATCGTCCTCTTCATCGGTGCCGTAAATGCATTGCACCAGCGCCGGATCGATGCGCTTGATGTCGTCGAGCGGATCACCGCCCTTGCCGTCGCCCGAAGCACCCAGCCAACCCAGCACCGAAACCTTGTAATCAACCATGTGCGAGAGGGCCATCAAGGTCACCTGGCGAACATGGGCCTTTTCGCCTGCCGGCAGCAGGTTGAAGGTTCGCGGCAGGACGTCGGCACCGAAGGAATAGCCGATGAGGAGCACGTTTCGCACGTTCCAGTGCTTGCGGTAGTAGCTCATCACCTTGGCAAGGTCGTCCGCCGTTACCTGCGGATCGCGCTCGGACCAGAAGTAATGCAGGGAATCGAAGCCGACGACCGGAACGCCCTGCTGCTGCAGCACGTCGCCGACTTCCTTGTCGATGTCGCGCCAGCCGCCGTCGCCCGAATAGATCACCGCCATCGTGTCACGGGTCGGCTTTGCGTCGAGGATGGTCAAGGGCAGGCCGAACGGATTGCCGGCGTCGCGCTCACTGTCGATGATATCGGTGAGGTGATCGGACAGCGTCGTATAGGCGTCGTCTTCGCTGTCCTCCTGCTCGATGTCCGGGTGCTTGGCGATCAGCGCCGCCACATGGGCGCGCCCGACCGCCGACGCTGCGGGAGAAAAAACGACGGAGACCGGATCCGGTAAGACGCCGTCGGTCAGTCCATAGACCATGCGGTCGCCCTTCTTCACCTTTTCGGCCGGGGTGCAGAGCTGCTTTTCAAGCGCGATCCCCTCCTCCGGGTCGACCGCCAGCGTCTGGCCGATGGTGGCCGGTGGGGTCTGGGCGGCGATTGCCAGTGCCAGCGCACCGCCGGCACCGACGCCCGCGACGACGGGCAGCTGGTAGGCGTCCGTGCCGACCGCGCGCTGCACCTGCTGGCTGAGCGATTCGATATCGGAGACCATGTAGATGCAATCGCCGTCATCCTTGGCGAGCGAGGCGAGATAGGCCTTGAGGTCGATGCCGATGACGACGGTCTTGTCATCCGTCAGCGTGTCGGCGATCGCCTGTTCCTTGTCCGTCCAGCCGGCGGCGTCCGACAGCAGCACGACAAGTGCGGCCGCCTTTTCCTTCGGCAGCATGATGCGTGGCGACGGGATCATCCCGGTATCATAGTTCTTCGGTGCGTCCTCGGCGAGAGCGGGGAACATCGATGCCGAGAACAGCAGCGCCGCCGAAGTCAGGCATTTCCAGGCGTTCGCGACACGGATCATTTCTTCACCACTCCCTTAAGACCGCCGCCGATCAGGAATGTCGCATCCATCAGGGCGAGGATCGGATTGATGCCGCCACTGGCGACAAGATAGCGCGGTTGCCACTGCGGATGAAACTTCGACTTGAAGGCCCGCAGGCCCTTGAAGTTGTAGAAACGTTCGCCGTGTTCGAAGAAGGTGCGCCCGGCCCGGTCCCAGACCGGCGCGATCTGGCGCGTGGACATGCCCGATAGGGGCGCCATGCCAAGGTTGAAGGTTCGGTAGCCCTCGGCCTTCAGATACTCCATCACCTGGGCGAAGAGAAAATCCATGGCACCCTTCGGCGCATCCGGCGAGAAGCGCATGAGGTCGACGGTGCCCTCCTCCTTGGTTGCCGTGACCAGAATGTTGGCAAAGGCGACCATACGCCCGCCGCAGGTGAGGATCGCCACTGGCTGCTCACGAAGATATTCGGGATCGAAGGCGCCGAGCGAGAAGCCTTTCTCCTTGGCATTGTGATGCGCGAGCCAGGCATCGGACACCGCGGTCAGGTCCGGCATGACGTCCGCAACGTCTTCGGGCGCGACGACACGGAACTCGAGCCCGTCGCGCTGGGCACGGCTCACCTGCTGGCGCAGGTTTGCCCATTTCCCCCCCTTCAGCTCGAAGCGGGCGAGATCGACGCGCGCCAGCTCGCCGAGCCTGAAGGCGCGCAGCCCGGCATCGGCATAATAGGCGAGACCCTGGGGCGAGACCTGGTAGAAGACCGCCCGGCAGCCGGCCGCGCGCGCTTTTTCGATGAAGTGCCAGATCAACTCCGGCCAGGCATCGATCGGACCGACAGGATCGAAAAGCGCGATCCAGGAACGGGCGCGCTGGCCATACATGATGAAGGCGCGGCCGTCAGTGGAAAACAACAGGCTCTTGTCGCCCATGCGCACCAGGTTGGCATCGGACATGTCCTGCGCCTCGACGATCGAAAGCGCCCGCTCCATCGCGTCGTCGGAGGCAGGCTCGGCGGATCCGGTTGCCGGGCGCATCAGGCTCCAGATCGCAAGCATGCTCGCGCCGATGGTGACGCCGAGAAGCGCGCGAAGGCCGCGCGGCGCTTCGGCGGAGAATTCGAACTGCCACCAGAGTTCATGGCTGTATTCGACATCGCGATAGACGAAGAGCAGGACGACCAGCGCGCCCAGGCAGATGACGCCAAGCGCCGTCAGCCATGGCACCGTCAACGCCTGCCCGAACAGTGAGGCAGGCCGCACGAACAGGCGGCGGCTGACGATGAGACCCACCAGGAAGAAGGCCAGCATGCCGGCTTCCACCACGGCGATCGCCTTGATCAGCGACAGCAGCAGCGCGGCGACCGCAATCACGATCG
The nucleotide sequence above comes from Ensifer sp. PDNC004. Encoded proteins:
- the hdaA gene encoding DnaA regulatory inactivator HdaA, with amino-acid sequence MTKRPFEQIPLAFGHDPATGREDLLVSDRLSAAIAIVDHWPDWPAPVVIIAGPVGSGKSHLASIWKERAGAEVIHPLAGSDAALIAAERPVLFEDADRSGFDDTTLFHVINNVRQHGTSLLMTTRLWPMSWPVTLPDLRSRLKAATVVEIGEPDDELLTQVLIKLFADRQLFVDERLVGYIVQRMERSLEAAQTIVERIDHLALARGTKLSRALASEVLEELGNQRRSD
- a CDS encoding AI-2E family transporter; its protein translation is MDIKVSGSGLQRQVIFWLLVLAAFIAFLMVFSSILLPFLAGMALAYFLDPVADRLERFGLSRLMATVVILVGFVVVFVLALMIIIPVIVSQASDFIANIPGYASKLQVLVNEAQARLIPDWLASQMPSLKQSSGKLLEQGAAFVGTLFQQIWNSGVALLDVISLLVVTPVVAFYILLDWDRMVEKVDSWVPRDYVSDVRQIARDMNATIAGFVRGQGSLCVILGLYYGIGLSLVGLNFGLLIGLFAGMISFIPYVGSMVGLVLAVGVALVQFWPDYLWIGLVLAVFFSGQFMEGNILQPKLVGKSVGLHPVWLMFALLAFGALFGFVGLLVAVPAAAAIGVLVRFGIQRYLDSDLYHGHGKAVEKKAKSDKAA
- the purM gene encoding phosphoribosylformylglycinamidine cyclo-ligase: MSQSGKNGLTYSDAGVDIDAGNLMVEKIKPHVRSTRRPGADGEIGGFGGLFDLKAAGFTDPVLVAANDGVGTKLKIAIDANKHDTVGIDLVAMCVNDLVVQGAEPLFFLDYFATGKLDPDQGAAIVAGIAAGCRESGCALIGGETAEMPGMYSGGDYDLAGFAVGAAERGQLLPAGDISEGDVILGLASSGVHSNGYSLVRKIVTLSGLAWDAPAPFGEGTLADLLMTPTRIYVKPLLKAIRETGSIKALAHITGGGFPENIPRVLPKHLAAEIDLDAIKAPKVFSWLAQTGGVAANEMLRTFNCGVGMIAVVPADKAAEVASVLTGEGETVFTLGRMVARDEGAAGTIYKGNLAL
- the purN gene encoding phosphoribosylglycinamide formyltransferase, whose product is MTTEVSTGKKRVVVFISGGGSNMLALAKAAAEPDFPAEIVAVISDKADAGGLAKAEALGIPTRAFLRKDFDSKDAHEAAILAELDRLSPDIICLAGYMRLLSATFIQRHEGRILNIHPSLLPLFPGLHTHQRAIDAGMKVAGCTVHFVTEGMDEGPILAQAVVPVQPGDTSDSLAARVLTVEHRTYPMALRLMAEGKVRMQDGRAVSESAAEANATLISPAA
- a CDS encoding virulence factor family protein: MIRVANAWKCLTSAALLFSASMFPALAEDAPKNYDTGMIPSPRIMLPKEKAAALVVLLSDAAGWTDKEQAIADTLTDDKTVVIGIDLKAYLASLAKDDGDCIYMVSDIESLSQQVQRAVGTDAYQLPVVAGVGAGGALALAIAAQTPPATIGQTLAVDPEEGIALEKQLCTPAEKVKKGDRMVYGLTDGVLPDPVSVVFSPAASAVGRAHVAALIAKHPDIEQEDSEDDAYTTLSDHLTDIIDSERDAGNPFGLPLTILDAKPTRDTMAVIYSGDGGWRDIDKEVGDVLQQQGVPVVGFDSLHYFWSERDPQVTADDLAKVMSYYRKHWNVRNVLLIGYSFGADVLPRTFNLLPAGEKAHVRQVTLMALSHMVDYKVSVLGWLGASGDGKGGDPLDDIKRIDPALVQCIYGTDEEDDACPQLKGTGVDVIGIDGGHHFDEDYPALTRRVLDALDRRLASAK
- the mprF gene encoding bifunctional lysylphosphatidylglycerol flippase/synthetase MprF — encoded protein: MTPSLPERAADDEQQAEGGWIAFLRRNRRYLSAAGTLLVIALFGFAIFHLTSEVQYDEVVQALADTSWTAVAAAVFFTALSFLALTFYDVSALDYIRRKLPYADVALTAASAYAVGNTAGFGALSGGAIRYRSYSRLGIEPENIARIIAFVTLAFGLGLLTVTCLSLLAVGEYVAPMTGMDPLVLRIIAAVILAGLFSVFFLARDGRAVSLGRLTLRLPDSRTVSRQFLVTALDLAASATVLYVLLPAGTIGWPAFLAVYSLAVGVGVLSHVPAGLGVFETIIIATLGHNADVDTILGALVLYRVIYHVLPLVIAIAVVIGIELRQLSGHPVASSVRRIGGRMTPLLLATLGIVLAIMLVLSSVTPTPDENLAFLEVLLPLPIVEGAHFLASLLGLALVVVSRGLALRLDGAWWASIVIAVAALLLSLIKAIAVVEAGMLAFFLVGLIVSRRLFVRPASLFGQALTVPWLTALGVICLGALVVLLFVYRDVEYSHELWWQFEFSAEAPRGLRALLGVTIGASMLAIWSLMRPATGSAEPASDDAMERALSIVEAQDMSDANLVRMGDKSLLFSTDGRAFIMYGQRARSWIALFDPVGPIDAWPELIWHFIEKARAAGCRAVFYQVSPQGLAYYADAGLRAFRLGELARVDLARFELKGGKWANLRQQVSRAQRDGLEFRVVAPEDVADVMPDLTAVSDAWLAHHNAKEKGFSLGAFDPEYLREQPVAILTCGGRMVAFANILVTATKEEGTVDLMRFSPDAPKGAMDFLFAQVMEYLKAEGYRTFNLGMAPLSGMSTRQIAPVWDRAGRTFFEHGERFYNFKGLRAFKSKFHPQWQPRYLVASGGINPILALMDATFLIGGGLKGVVKK